Genomic DNA from Candidatus Kapaibacterium sp.:
GTTCGCCGACATCTGCCCAAGCGCTTGGAAGAGCTGCTGCGGCTCCAAGTTGCCGATGAGGAATGAACCCTCTACCGGCTTTCCCACAGCAGCCGGACTTCTGGGATGAGGCGAGAGCTCAGCGTCTGTGGTCGGCGTAAGGGGTAGTGAGTACCGGCCAAGAGGTGGAGGTAGCGCCCGCCTAGGACGTTCGGGATGCTCAGCCCAGCGAATCCTCCAACTCGCACCGCACGAAGGTCTCTACGGAGTTCCTGCCGCCACGGTGACTGGACTGAAGGGAGGATTGGGAAGATCCACTCGAGGCTGATGCTGGGGGCCGTGGTGGGGGTCTGCTGGTACTGGAGTTGGAGCAGAAGGCGGTAGTGGAGCTCTACCCACATGAGGTACTCGTCGTGCTGCTTTCGCCCCAGCCCGGTGAGGACAATGTCAATGCTCGGGGCGAAGAACGAACGGAGCCGAGCTCCAAGGCCGATTCCAGCGGAGGGCAGATGGAGTGCTGTCTCTGAGGGGAGGAAGCGATACGCTGCAGAGCCATAGATGCAGAAGTCCACGAAGAACTGACCGTGTGCGCTACTAAGAGCCAACGCGAAGAGGCAGGGGAGGGCTTTCAGTAATTTTGTGCTCATGCCTACTACCGCTGACTGCCTGCAGCCAGAAGACGGATAGAGCAGCCGGAGTGGTATGGAGCAATCGGTGTGGTCATGACTGCTTCGGGAGGCCCGAGGACGGTGCTAGTCACGGGCGGGGCGGGTTTCATCGGGACGAACTTCGTTTGCTACCTCCTCCACCATACTGACGTGCGGGTCATTGTCGTAGACGCTCTCACGTACGCTGGACAGCAGCGGAACGTTGCTGCCTGGCAGAACAATCCCCGCTGTCAGTTCATTCGCGGCCGCGTGGAAGATGTGGCCCTCATGCTCGAGTTATGTCGCAGCTACCAGGTGGAGACGATCGTCCACCTTGCGGCGCAAACCCACGTGGATCGTTCCATTATGGATGCTCGTCCGTTCTTGCAGAGCAACGTAGAGGGGACAGTAGCTCTGCTGGAGGCTGCCCGCCGAGTGCGGCTACAGCGCTTTGTGCACATGTCAACGGACGAAGTCTATGGGGAGCGTCTCGAAGGGGAGTGTGCAGAAGGGGATGCCTTCGCTCCAAGTTCGCCTTACGCTGCCTCTAAAGCGGCAGCGGATTGCTTCGTACACGCCTACGTCCGAACGTATGGGGTACCTGCTTGCGTTGTGCGGAGCTGCAATGTCTATGGCCCATACCAGTTCCCTGAGAAGCTAGTGCCGATGAGCATCCTGTGTGCCCTGCATGACGAGCCTATCCCGCTCTACGGGGACGGCTCACAGCGGCGACAGTGGCTCTACGTTGGAGATGTCTGCCGAGCCCTTTGGCAGCTCTGCCAAGAGGGGGAGGCGGGGCAAGTGTATCATTTAAGCAGTGGCCAAGAACTCAGCAATCGAGAGCTGGTGGAGAAGGTCCTTGAGCTTTTGGGCAAGCCCCGTACGCTCATCCGCTCAATCTCGGATCGTCCGGGGCATGACCGGCGATACGCTCTCCAGGTAGAGACGATGCGCCAGTTGGGATGGCGGGCGCGCGTGGGCTTAGAGGAGGGGTTGCGGAGAACCGTGGAGTGGTACATTCACCACCGCACGTGGTGGGAGCCCTTGTGGAATGGCGAGTACGCGGAGTACCGCCGGCAGTGGTATGACGCGGTCTTAGCCTCCAACCTCTACGGTGGATCTGCATGAGCTCGGGTCAATCCGTTCTCGACGAGCTGCGCCAGCGCATAGAGCAACGCCGCGTGAGGGTTGGCGTCCTTGGGATGGGCTACGTGGGGCTGCCGCTGGCGATGGAATTCGCACGGGCGGGAGTCCATACGATAGGGCTGGATACCAACGCAGCCAAGATTGAGCAGCTACGCCGTGGACGCTCCTACCTTCGGGATGTTCCCTCCGACGTTGTGGCTGAGCAGCTCCGTTTGGGACTGTTCATCCCAACGACGGACTTCCAGCGATGCCAAGAGTGCGATGCCCTCTTCATTTGCGTTCCGACCCCCTTCACGGCTCACAAAGACCCTGACATCAGCTTCATCCTGCAGGCCACGGATAGCATTGCCGAAACCCTGCGTCCTGGACAGATCGTTGTGCTCCGGAGTACGACCTTCCCGGGGACGACCGAGGAGTACGTGCTGCCGAGGCTCCGGCAGAAGGGATTGCGCGTTGGGGAGGACTTCTTCTTGGCGTTCTCGCCTGAACGGGTAGACCCCGGGAACAAAGTATGGACGACCGCTAACACCCCGGTGGTCGTTGGAGGAGTGACGCCGGCATGCACAGAGTTAGCGGCGGCTGTGTTGCGCTTGGCCGTCCAAGTGGTCGTCCCCGTTAGCTCTCCAAGGGTTGCGGAGATGGCGAAGCTGTTGGAGAACATCTTCCGCAGCGTCAACATTGCGCTGGTGAACGAGCTAGCGCAACTCTGCGACCGCTTAGGCATCAGCGTGTGGGAAGTGATTGAAGCGGCAGCGACGAAGCCCTTCGGGTTTATGCCGTTCTACCCTGGGCCAGGCATCGGGGGACATTGCATCCTGATTGACCCGTACTACCTAGCATGGGCAGCACGGCGCTACGACTTCGTCACCAACTTCGTGACGCTAGCAGCCGAAGTCAACGAGGCAATGCCCTTCTACGTTCGCGACCTCGTAGAGCGGGAGATTGCTCGGCTGCCTGTGCGGCTGGAGAAGGCGAACGTCCTCTTCTTGGGGGTTGCCTTCAAAAGGGACGTAGATGACCTGCGCCATTCGCCGGCTCTGAAGGTCATGGAACTCCTGTGGCAGGACGGCGTGCGCTCCATTGGCTACTATGACCCGTACATCCCGCAGGTTGAGTTTGCTGGAGGCATCCTGGAGTCTGCCCCGGGACTTACTCCTGAGCTGCTGAAGCGCCAGCACGTTGTGGTCATCACGACGGATCATAGCTGCGTAGACTACGAGCTCGTCTGCCGGTGGAGCCGTGTCGTGGTTGATACGCGCAATGCATGCCGTCATGTTCAGCGGCCTCGGGCACGAATTGTGCTCCTCGGAAGCGGACGATGAAAGCGCGCGTCCTATCCGTTGTGGGTGCACGCCCGAACTACATGAAGGTGGCGCCGCTGCACCGCGCTTTCGCTCGGTATGTGGATGTGGTAGAGCACATCATCGTCCACACGGGGCAGCACTACGACCCAGAGCTGTCGGATGTCTTCTTCGCTGACCTGGATTTGCCGCAGCCTTCAGTCTTCTTGGGAGTCGGCTCGGGTACGCACGCTCAGCAGACGGCTCGCATTATGCTGGCCTTTGAGCCGGTGTGCTTAGAACTCTCGCCGGACTTAGTCATTGTGGTTGGAGACGTCAACTCCACCCTTGCCTGTGCTCTGACGGCAGTCAAGCTAGGGATTCCAGTGGCGCACGTCGAGGCAGGACTCCGCAGCTTTGATCGAAGCATGCCAGAGGAGATCAATCGGGTCGTTACAGACGCCGTTGCAGACTACTTCTTCGTCACCGAGCCGAGCGGAGTGGAGAACCTACGCTGTCAGGGTGCCCCAGAGGAGCGCATCTTCCTGGTCGGCAACACGATGATTGACTCTCTGCTGTTCGCCCTGCCGAAGGCCGAGCAGAGCACACTTCCGGAGAGCTTAGGTCTGGAGCCGCAGGGGTACGTCGTTGTAACACTCCACCGGCCGAGCAATGTGGACGATCCGCAGCAGCTGCGGGAGCTCCTACTCGTGTTGAACGAGCTGGCCCAGTGGCGCACGGTCGTTTTCCCGATGCACCCGAGGACACGGCAGGCCGTTGAGCGCTTTGGATTGCAAGGGCTGCTGCAGCGGCTACTGGTGCTGCCTCCGTTGAGCTACGTAGACTTCATAGCACTCGTCCTTCGGGCCGACTTCGTCATGACGGACTCCGGCGGCATCCAGGAAGAGACCACGTACCTAGGAATCCCCTGCCTGACGCTACGGACAACGACGGAACGACCGATTACGTGCTCCATGGGGACGAACCAGTTGGTGCCGCCAAGGGCCGATGCGCTGCGGGCAGCATTGGCGGCACTGAGGCGAGGGGAGCGGAAGCAGGGGCGTGTACCACCGTTGTGGGATGGACATGCAGCCGAGCGGATCGCTCAAGTGGTGGTGGAGCATTG
This window encodes:
- a CDS encoding nucleotide sugar dehydrogenase, with product MSSGQSVLDELRQRIEQRRVRVGVLGMGYVGLPLAMEFARAGVHTIGLDTNAAKIEQLRRGRSYLRDVPSDVVAEQLRLGLFIPTTDFQRCQECDALFICVPTPFTAHKDPDISFILQATDSIAETLRPGQIVVLRSTTFPGTTEEYVLPRLRQKGLRVGEDFFLAFSPERVDPGNKVWTTANTPVVVGGVTPACTELAAAVLRLAVQVVVPVSSPRVAEMAKLLENIFRSVNIALVNELAQLCDRLGISVWEVIEAAATKPFGFMPFYPGPGIGGHCILIDPYYLAWAARRYDFVTNFVTLAAEVNEAMPFYVRDLVEREIARLPVRLEKANVLFLGVAFKRDVDDLRHSPALKVMELLWQDGVRSIGYYDPYIPQVEFAGGILESAPGLTPELLKRQHVVVITTDHSCVDYELVCRWSRVVVDTRNACRHVQRPRARIVLLGSGR
- the rfbB gene encoding dTDP-glucose 4,6-dehydratase, with the protein product MTASGGPRTVLVTGGAGFIGTNFVCYLLHHTDVRVIVVDALTYAGQQRNVAAWQNNPRCQFIRGRVEDVALMLELCRSYQVETIVHLAAQTHVDRSIMDARPFLQSNVEGTVALLEAARRVRLQRFVHMSTDEVYGERLEGECAEGDAFAPSSPYAASKAAADCFVHAYVRTYGVPACVVRSCNVYGPYQFPEKLVPMSILCALHDEPIPLYGDGSQRRQWLYVGDVCRALWQLCQEGEAGQVYHLSSGQELSNRELVEKVLELLGKPRTLIRSISDRPGHDRRYALQVETMRQLGWRARVGLEEGLRRTVEWYIHHRTWWEPLWNGEYAEYRRQWYDAVLASNLYGGSA
- the wecB gene encoding UDP-N-acetylglucosamine 2-epimerase (non-hydrolyzing), whose protein sequence is MKARVLSVVGARPNYMKVAPLHRAFARYVDVVEHIIVHTGQHYDPELSDVFFADLDLPQPSVFLGVGSGTHAQQTARIMLAFEPVCLELSPDLVIVVGDVNSTLACALTAVKLGIPVAHVEAGLRSFDRSMPEEINRVVTDAVADYFFVTEPSGVENLRCQGAPEERIFLVGNTMIDSLLFALPKAEQSTLPESLGLEPQGYVVVTLHRPSNVDDPQQLRELLLVLNELAQWRTVVFPMHPRTRQAVERFGLQGLLQRLLVLPPLSYVDFIALVLRADFVMTDSGGIQEETTYLGIPCLTLRTTTERPITCSMGTNQLVPPRADALRAALAALRRGERKQGRVPPLWDGHAAERIAQVVVEHCLRLPVGQPLGTGSG